A section of the Paralichthys olivaceus isolate ysfri-2021 chromosome 14, ASM2471397v2, whole genome shotgun sequence genome encodes:
- the LOC109648011 gene encoding early growth response protein 2b-like has translation MSVKLVGEVPASLRVVDSLVNKDVYMAEGELTSHRSGFFKEEVEEHDGKPDEDGDLLLDDRSAPELQLHGDLAQYVATLRTHPVAFSGKFSVESRSAGGPWTPEDVINVVSADIVSPDPTSVPGSTPASPDIYAGGGGEAADTGDGAMAHGQPDISHMYAPPHPHSHPHSHPHPHPAPSYSCSADMYPDQSSGGYLATYHAPPSYNSAPKPTVDGAALLSIMPDYGGFYPQSCQRDIQAAFPERKSLPYPLDSLRMPPPLTPLNTIRNFTLGAPSPASDGPMAAAFPSHQSLPLRPILRPRKYPNRPSKTPVHQRPYPCPAESCDRRFSRSDELSRHLRIHTGHKPFQCRICMRNFSRSDHLTTHIRTHTGEKPFSCDQCGRKFARSDERRRHMKIHLRQKEKRTSAS, from the exons ATGAGCGTAAAGTTGGTGGGTGAGGTTCCTGCGTCTCTCAGGGTCGTGGACAGTTTAGTGAATAAAGATGTTTACATGGCGGAGGGAGAGTTGACGTCACACAGGTCAGGGTTTTTTAAAGAGGAGGTCGAAGAGCATGACGGGAAACCTGATGAGGATG GTGATCTTCTGCTGGACGACAGGAGCGCAcctgagctgcagctccacGGTGACTTGGCGCAGTACGTGGCAACTTTACGCACGCACCCAGTGGCGTTTTCTGGGAAGTTCTCGGTGGAGTCCAGAAGCGCAGGAGGACCGTGGACACCGGAGGACGTCATCAACGTGGTCAGCGCTGACATCGTCTCCCCTGACCCGACCTCCGTGCCCGGGTCGACTCCAGCATCTCCAGATATTTacgcaggaggagggggagaggcagCGGACACGGGGGACGGTGCCATGGCGCACGGTCAGCCGGACATCAGCCACATGTACGCGCCCCCTCACCCTCACTCTCACCCACAttcacacccccacccccatccgGCTCCTTCCTACTCGTGCAGCGCAGACATGTACCCGGACCAGTCCTCGGGCGGATACCTGGCGACGTACCACGCGCCTCCATCCTACAACTCTGCGCCCAAACCGACCGTTGACGGCGCCGCGCTGCTCTCCATCATGCCGGACTACGGAGGCTTCTACCCGCAGAGCTGCCAGAGAGACATCCAGGCGGCTTTCCCCGAGAGGAAATCCCTCCCGTATCCGCTGGACTCCCTCAGGATGCCTCCGCCTCTCACGCCTCTCAACACCATCAGGAACTTTACGCTCGGTGCGCCCTCACCAGCCTCCGATGGTCCGATGGCCGCCGCCTTCCCCAGCCACCAGAGCCTCCCTCTGAGGCCGATCCTGAGACCCAGAAAATACCCGAACCGGCCCAGCAAGACGCCGGTGCACCAGAGGCCGTACCCGTGTCCGGCGGAGAGCTGCGACCGCAGGTTCTCTCGGTCGGACGAGCTGAGCCGGCACCTGCGCATCCACACGGGCCACAAACCATTTCAGTGCCGCATCTGCATGCGCAACTTCAGCCGCAGCGACCACCTCACCACGCACATCCGCACGCACACCGGAGAGAAACCCTTCTCCTGTGACCAGTGCGGGAGGAAGTTCGCCCGGAGCGACGAGAGGAGGCGACACATGAAGATTCACCTGCggcagaaagagaagaggaccTCCGCGTCCTAG